The DNA segment ATTCCAACCCAACCTTAATATGCTTCACAAGCCAAACAATTGAGGAGCAACATAGTTCAATGTGTATGGTAAGTGACAAGTGAGATCTACTTAAGCAAGCAAGGTGTCACAAATTGGAACTATGTTTCTGAATTGTTTGGGCATGTGTTGTTCGAAGCCCACAACAAATACAACTTCATCTCAGAGACAGTTTCCAACGTTGATAGAAGAGCTGTGCCATCAATTTTCTCTCACCGATCTTAGGAAAGCCACCAATAACTTTGATCAGAAGAGAGTAATAGGAAGTGGAATATTTAGTGAAGTATACAAAGGGTGTCTGCAGCATGATGGTGCTTCTGATTACCCGGTCGCAATAAAGCGATTTCATTATCAAGGATGGGAAGCGTTCAACAAGGAAATCGAATTGCTATGCCAGCTTCGTCACCCTAGATGTGTTTCTCTTATAGGATTCTGCAACCACCAAAATGAGAAGATTCTTGTATACGAGTACATGTCCAATGGATCTCTAGATAAACACCTACATGATGGTGAACTATCATGGAAGAAGAGGCTAGAGATCTGCATAGGAGTAGCACGTGGACTACACTACCTTCACACTGGTGCCAAGCGTTCCATCTTTCACTGTATCCTCGGTCCTAGTACCATCCTTTTGGATGACCACATGGAGCCAAAACTCGCTGGTTTCGGTGTTAGCGTGCAGGGATCACGTTTTATGTCAAAGCAGAAGCAAATCAATGTAGATCATATTTTGggtaaattttgttttgttgtatGAGTTCACTCACTGCAATGAATTTTTGTGGATCAAACTAAGCCAATACTCTTTGTTGTAGGTACTTGGGGCTACCCGGCTACGGACTATATCATGGATGGTACCATCACAGCTAAATGGGATGTTTTCACATTTGGTTTCCTTCTACTAAAAGTTGTGTCCAGGGGgatgttttatttaataagcCTGACTGAAAAAGAATGTCTGGAGAATCCTGTTGAGGAGAGAATTGATCCGATTATCAAAGGAAAGATTGCACCAGATTGTTGGCAATTGTTTGTAGATATGATGGTAACTTGCTTGAAGTATGAACCAGATGAGAGACCAACAATTGGTGAAGTGGAGGTGCAACTTGAGCATGCTCTATCAATGCAGGAACAAGCTGATATCACAAACTCCAACTCTGAGTATACCTTACTGTCCAAAACCATTATTTCCCTGGGAGTGAAACAATTTGATACTAAAGAAATGTAAGTGACCAGGTCACTGAAATTGAGTTTAGTGTTTTTAGTCAAAACAGTTAGAGTAAGCTGAAATTAGTTTAGAACGTGTAGCTTTTTCTGTGATACATGCTTCCagcattttctatttttatgtcATAGAATTCAATGATATgttataattatttagatttgtTAAATGTTGTAATATCGAACATGAGTTGTCAAAATAGGTTTTTCGTTGTAACAGAGGCTGTCATCTATAATCGTGTATTAGTAACTAACTAGTAGTGATAGAAACTCCTTGCTGGTCCAGGCTTTAAATTGTTCTATCTACTGTCTCTGTGTTAGCCTAGTTGGAATTACTTGCCACCAACATTTTCCCCTTATACTAACTTTAAGTATTAAAGTAAATGCTTGATCTTTTTTAAGGCATCTGGTCGAACCCACATTACTTACAGCTgatcttttcaattttaaaaatcttcAGTGAAATTTAATAACTATATTAACAACAGAAAAGTCAATTTGTAACATGTCCCAGTAgcatacattttaaaaatgtgtGACCATTAAATAAAGTACTTAAACTCTTGTCtttagttttgatttttttaatgaataaaattatatgtatataaaattttaacagTCTTACCTTGGAAGTACCCGAATTTGCTTAACTGTGAAAATTGAAGGGAAGTAGAGGTGAAAGATGCTTCAAGTATGAACCTGATAAAAGACCAACTTTGAGTGAAGTAGAAGTGGAACTTCAGCATGATCTGTAGCAGGAACAAACTGAAATCACAAACACCAATGCTGATGATTATAAACCCcccaaaataaaaaacttattgtTCAAAACCATTATTTCACCCTCCAACTTTATGAGAACttctaagaaaaaatattttagttctAGAAAAGTTTACTTatataagttgattttaactTTGATTTAGTTTACCTTCttaattcattaattaattgtattcttttttcctataaataaattttgggGGTAATCTTTGTCTGtcttttttataagaaaaaaaaggaaggaaaaaaCTACCTGTAACACAATGTTTCCACAAAGGCATTGGGAATTGGCTCAACAGCAATCCATTCCCCATCTTTCCAATACTCAACCACATCTTTGGTGGCTCTTCCACTATTTGTGTAGAGCTTGCACCTTCCATTTGGATCCTTAGTGTCGTTTATCTTTTCATCCTCAGGCATGCCATGGAATTCTTTTGAAAATATTGCGTGTAGCATCCACTATATCCTTAGAAACTCTATGGTTGATAACCTAGCTAGTTTATCACAGTTTCAGATTAACCAGATATACATACAAGCACACAAAATCAAGGCCAAACATCTAAGACTATATAAAATGTGTAGTATTTCTCATAAGAAATCATTTATTGTCCACACCAAGTTATATATATCAGAAAACACCAAAGATATATGCATGATATGTAATTACTCTACATTTGCAAGAAATGGGAGATTCCAACTCTACAAACATGTGTGTTCAACCAATATTCATCATGTCATGCATGAGAAACACGTGtggtgaattagaagaaagtaaaGCAAGGAAATGAGTGAATAAACAATATGAAGCTGGAAAAAGCCTTATGACATCATTATCAGGTCTTCTTTCTGGTGGTTGCACATATGATGATGGCACCAAAGAATGAAAATTGTACCAGCTAGACACAAGCTTCTCAGCCATGATTTTTAAGACAGAATGAGTGGCACAGATGCTGTTAGGAACTATAGTAACAGAAAAATGCTAAATGATTACACACAAATTTATAGGTAGATTGGATGCCActgcaaaagaaaaaacaaacaaatataacCATTTgaagtaataaaaaattgtattgcattataaaacaaaatttacacgagagtctttaaaataatatagtaTAATAGAACAATTGGAAGTGGAGATTTCTGTCGTTGATGGGAAGAATATGTATAATTAAATCAGTTTTAACTGGTATTCCTCTATTCTAATTTATCCTTTTTTAAAGTCCCGGAGTCGGTTTAGGCTTGGGGAGGGAGAGCAGGTCAATCTCTTGAGTAAACCAGTGGAGGCAGACGGTTTGGGAGTTAAAGATATAAGAAAGTTCAATGGAGTTCTTCTAGCTAAATGGAATTGGCGATTTGTAGGTGAAGAAAAAGGGCTGTGGAAGGATAACCTAGTATCTAAATACGGTCTGGATTCAGGTCGTAACCAACCTCTTTTGAAAAATCAATCCaggtggtggagagatttatCTAAACTATGTGACCAAGGGGATGAGAAGGGTGGTTCTAAGAAGCTCTAGAATGGAAAGTGGGTTGTGGAGACAAAGTTAGATTCTGGGAGGACGTTCGGATGGGCGAAAATAAACTTAGTTCTGTATATCCTAGGTTGTTCACCCTTTCATAGGATTAGGGGCTAACGGTGAGCGAGGTGGGCGTATGGGAAGACTCGGCTTAGATATGGAAACTAAGATGGAGGAGGGTCAGGTTTGAATGGGAAGTTGTGTAAGAAGCAGGAATGCTTTGGTCTTTGTTAGGGGGCACTCTGAATAGGGAGGCAAAGGACACACTAGTGTGGGGAGGGAATGCAACAGGAAGGGTTCTTTGTGAAGTCAGCTTATGAACGTTTATCTAACTCTTACATAAGTCCTCCTAACGGGGTGTTCAAACAGTTGTGGCAGTCTAAAGCAATGCTCAAAGTCTGGACAACTGCTTGGAGGGTCCTGTTGGATAGAATTCCAACTCGTTCCGGCTTAATCAGGAGAGGAGTGTTGGTTAATTCAACTAGTTGTGCTCTTTGCCAAGCTGAGGACGAGATTGTTCAACATCTATTTATAGAGTGTCCCATAGGACAAAGAGTGTGGTCTCTCTGCTTTAAGTGGGTAGGTATCCTGTTCTTACAACATAAGTTACTTCGAGAACTTCCCCTTAGAAGAGTTGAGTTCAAAGCAGAACTTGGTCTGGAAAATTATGTGGGGGACAATGGTGAGACGACTATGAGAACAAAGAAActctattatttttaagaagGGTTCCTGATGCGGAAGAAATCTTTCATATGACACAGCTTAATTCATGGTTGTGGTTTGAAACATAAGACTCGCTCTTTCAATTATTCTTTCTCGGATTGGCCTAAATCTGATCCTATCCATCAAAAGTCAAATGTAAAAGGAGGGGAAGCCTGTTTGGGAGTGCAGTCAGTCGGCTAAATGAAGTTTGAGATGGGAGGACAAGGCAGAGGAAGGAATAGTAGAGATAGTGCAGATCATCAAGCAGGGAGATGTAGGACCTGCTCTTGCTCTGAGCAGTATAGAAAGGTATCTTGATCAGGAGGACTTGGAAGATGGCTTGCTGTGAGGTGCTCTAGTGAAGGCAAAGGTGTTGTACTTGCCAAAACCGTTTTCGGAGCTTTATTGGAGGTGTAGCAGAGAGTGTATGACAGCTGTAAGGAGATACAGCAGCACCGTTTATGCAGTAGAGGAATTGTTGTAGACGCTTTGGAAAGGTCACCTTGTAGCTTCTTGGTGGTGCTGCAGGACAGATTCTAGGGAGAGCGCTGTAATGGTATCTGTGCTAGTGCTAGAGGTAGTCAAAGAGATGCATTTATAGAAGGAAGTGTGAAGAGCAAACAATGTTTTATAGGGTACTTGAAAATGTGTGTTCTGGTATAATCTGCATATTTATGCAATGAGGCATTGCTTGAATATGCTTGCGTCATGCAGCATGCTAGTCTTGTTCTTATGGACGCTTGTGGTATTCTTAAGTGCCTTGCTAATGCGAATCTTAGGTAGCAGCTGGTGCAGTTTTGTATATTTGGCATTGTGGATCCCTGATTATGGTGCTTAAGCCAAGGCTGAGGCTATGTTGTTAACCTGTAAGGGCCAAGCCAGCAGGTTCTGTTCTGGTTTTTTGCTTTCTATGCCTATTTCTGTTTTATGCAGCAAAAGGAACCTTGTGAGCACATGGGAAGTAGTACAAATAGCTATGGCTAGAGAGGAGGTGGCTCAAGACTTCACCAGCATAGACTGCGGAGCTCAAGCAGATGTGAGATATACTGAAATATCCACATACATAGATTCTTTTCAGATGCAAATTTGTTAACTGGTGTGAAGATTCTTGGAAAATTGGAAGTTCTTATAAGGAAGTGAAGAGCTCGGTTTCTGAAGCATGATTGCAAAGTGTTGTGTCATAGAATCAAATCACGGTGGTTTGATAGCTGCAGCAGGATGGATAAAAAAACCTTTGGCTTTTGCTTTTGAACCTCGTCAATACCTCTGTTGAGGGACTTTTGAGGTCTTGAAATCACATCAGCAGCATATAGGGAGTTACATCAGAAGGGTGTATGGCTGTTCTTATGTAGGGGATGTGGCCAATCAATTCTGCAGGTGCTGTTTTGGTGTAGGGTAATCGGTGTATGGCTGCTCTTAGACAAAGGATGTGGCCAATTCTGCAGGTGCTGGCTTCATGCAGGTTAATCTGAAGCAGGGGGTTTTCACCAATTCTGCAGATGGGAAGGACTCTGTGATGTGGTCTTTTGGCTTTAAGTTTTTTCTGTGTGTTCTGTTATCCTGGTTTTGGTTCTGTAGTAGATACTATAGATGGTTTTGGACTATAACATGTTCTAGTATTTGGAtggattttaggattgttctaAACATAGTTAGTTTTGTATACACATTGAGATATCTTTAAACTATctctataattatttttaatttgtactgataaaaaaaatataatagagcCATTTGAAGTAAAATAAGTAAGAATaaaatttgttgataaaaaaaaatataatagaaccATTCGAAGTAAAATAAGTAAGGATAAAATTCTTGTATTGAAAATGATATGATGATTAacaatttcttatatttttactaTTGAATCTGGAATTATATCAACAATagtgttaaaatatttttaaatacaaatttatatttaatcttATCCTTAATCTTCTTTTTAAAAGGAATTTTAATGGTATAATTCTTATTGCATTTTAACTTTCTTGGTCTCACTCACACGTTTATTAAAAAAGTACTAGAGGTAATATATTCCTAAAGAGTGTTTTCAgtctagaattttttttaagaacgctatatttttcaaatattattgaatattaaataattgattgtttatgttcttaaaatattttcctttCAGTAGTACctaaatttctttttattgaGAAACTTCATCTTACTAATAAAAATGCATGTATTATTTGATTTCTCTTTCCATTATTATAACTAACCAaatctttgtttttgttttatgttttaatgaaaaaactagtttttttttttttacaaatttgtcCTTCATGTCTACCTTTACTTTGTTTTTCCATCATCTTTCCGTCTAAAAAACCCATCTTTTAAGCAAAAGAAACCCTAAAATCAGAGAGAGAAAAATCCCAAAGTCGACCCCGAAAGCACTGCAGTAATCGAAATTGCATGAGAGGGTTGAAGATAAGAAGCTCAACACCTGACCTTACTgaaggaaatttaaaaaatattttataaattttattaatagtaaaaatattttaaataaaaaataatttttactctctaatgaataattattttttactatttaaagATTCAACAGTAAATAATTGAGAAAGATTTTACTTACAGAATTCAGTAGAAACACAACATCATTAATTAAAAACTGGAGGAACCTACTAAGAAGTTGTCTATGTCCACTTCGTAGTCCATATTGAATGCACAAAAGTCCTCCTAATTCACCGTTTGAAATATGTATGTGTGTGCCAATGCATGTAGGGACAAGGAACCAATTTCGTGCAAGAAAAGGTGATACAAATTTTGATATGCTATTTCTTAGGTGATGATATTTTGACACTTTACAtccacaacaaaatattaatgttgGTTAATGCTGGTGAACATTTTGCAGTTTTGGTAGATGCATGTTTTGTGTGGTTTGTTGATCTGCTCTTGGAGCTTAAAAGATGAGGATGTGTGGAGATTTTAGTAGCTTTTGAAAGTAGATTGGTAGTAGAGGTCGTGCTTCACTTTGACAATAAAATGTAGTGCACAAGGTTGTAGTTTTGGTATTGTTGCAATGGGTAGGGAGTTAGCTAGACTTCAAGATTTTAGATTGTTAAAATTCCAGTGGCTAGATAGCCATCAAGTTTTTGGTTTGCTAATTTTTGTAAAACCAGTTCTGTTTGGGTAGGGATTGTTTAAATAGTTTAAGATTCTTGAGTTAAGTGGTGTGTCACTTAGTCTTACTTTGCTTTGTTGATTGCTTAAACTATGAGTATTTTATCTATAAGGGCTGGAACAACCCTAGAGTGTTacattttattctattaattcattgttgattaaaaaaaacacaaacaaaaaaaaaatattaatatttataataaaaaaatttataaaaaataaaaaaatgttcttaATGAAAATATAGGCAAAATGCAAAAtgttaaaacaattttcaaaattaaaaaaattaaaattttaatatttagtaGAGTGTAAAATGGAGCATGGTgtcaaaaaaatcatttttcttctCAAATACACTTACACCTCGTGTTTTATAAGTGTAAGTGTTACTCTATGGGAAGAGCAATGATAATTTAACACCTCTTGCTTTAAATTACACCtctttaaatgataaaaatatcccTTTACATTTGATAACTTCTATCATTTGAAAGGTGTAAGGTGTAAGTAATGCAAAAATTGGATGTAAAAATAACATGGACACGTAAGAAGAAAACGCAGCCTTATTAAAAACTGCAGGGGATCTTATTTGGGGAAGATTCCAACCCAACCTTAAATATGCATGACAAGCCAAACGATTGAGGAGCAACATAGTTCAATGTGTATGGTAAGTGACAAGTGAGAACTACTTAAGCAAGAAGGTGTCACAAATTGGAACTATGTTTCTGAATTGTGTGGGCATGTGTTGTTCGAAGCCCACAACAAATACAACTTCATCTCAGAGACAGTTTCCAACGTTGATAGAAGAGCTGTGCCATCAATTTTCTCTCACCGATCTTAGGAAAGCCACCAATAACTTTGATCAGAAGAGAGTAATAGGAAGTGGATTATTTAGTGAAGTATACAAAGGGTGTCTGCAGCATGATGGTGCTTCTGATTACACGGTCGCAATAAAGCGATTTGATTATCAAGGATGGGCAGCGTTCAACAAGGAAATCGAATTGCTATGCCAGCTTCGTCACCCTAGATGTGTTTCTCTTATAGGATTCAGCAACCACGAAAATGAGAAGATTCTTGTATACGAGTACATGTCCAATGGATCTCTAGATAAACACCTACAAGAAGGTCAACTATCATGGAAGAAGAGGCTAGAGATATGCATAGGAGTAGCACGTGGACTACACTACCTTCACACCGGAGCCAAGCGTTCCATCTTTCACTGTATCCTCGGTCCTGGTACCGTCCTTTTGGATGACCAGATGGAGCCAAAACTCGCTGGTTTCGGTGCTAGCGAGCAGGGATCACGTTTTATGTCAAAGCAGAAGCAAATCAATGTAGATCGTGTTTTgggtaatttttgtttttttgtatgAGCTCACTCACTGCCATGATTTTTTGTGGATCAAACTAAGCTTACTCTTTGTTATAGGTTGTTGGGGCTACACGGCTACGGACTATCTCATGGATGGTATCATCACAGCTAAATGGGATGTTTTCTCATTTGGTTTCCTTCTACTAGAAGTTGTGTGCAGGAGGATGTTTTATTTGATAACTCTgactaaaaaaaaatgtctgGAGAATCCTGTTGAGTAGAGAATTGATCCGATTATCAAAGGGAAGATTGCACCAGATTGTTGGCAAGTGTTTGTAGATATGATGGTAACTTGCTTGAAGTATAAACCAGATGAGAGACCAACAATTGGTGAAGTGGAGGTGCAACTTGAGCATGCTCTATCCATGCAGGAACAAGCTGATATCACAAACTCCAACTCTGAGTATACTTTACTGTCCAAAACCATTATTTCCCTGGGAGTGAAGAAATGTAAGTGACCAGGTCACTGAAATTGAGTTTAGTTTACAGTAAGCTGAAATTAGTTTAGAATTTAGATACTTGTGTAGCTTTTGCTGTGATACATGTTTTTAGTGTAATAGAATTCAACATGTTATAA comes from the Phaseolus vulgaris cultivar G19833 chromosome 8, P. vulgaris v2.0, whole genome shotgun sequence genome and includes:
- the LOC137824201 gene encoding receptor-like protein kinase ANXUR2 isoform X2 — translated: MFLNCLGMCCSKPTTNTTSSQRQFPTLIEELCHQFSLTDLRKATNNFDQKRVIGSGIFSEVYKGCLQHDGASDYPVAIKRFHYQGWEAFNKEIELLCQLRHPRCVSLIGFCNHQNEKILVYEYMSNGSLDKHLHDGELSWKKRLEICIGVARGLHYLHTGAKRSIFHCILGPSTILLDDHMEPKLAGFGVSVQGSRFMSKQKQINVDHILGTWGYPATDYIMDGTITAKWDVFTFGFLLLKVVSRGMFYLISLTEKECLENPVEERIDPIIKGKIAPDCWQLFVDMMVTCLKYEPDERPTIGEVEVQLEHALSMQEQADITNSNSEYTLLSKTIISLGVKQFDTKEM
- the LOC137825508 gene encoding putative receptor-like protein kinase At5g39000, coding for MFLNCVGMCCSKPTTNTTSSQRQFPTLIEELCHQFSLTDLRKATNNFDQKRVIGSGLFSEVYKGCLQHDGASDYTVAIKRFDYQGWAAFNKEIELLCQLRHPRCVSLIGFSNHENEKILVYEYMSNGSLDKHLQEGQLSWKKRLEICIGVARGLHYLHTGAKRSIFHCILGPGTVLLDDQMEPKLAGFGASEQGSRFMSKQKQINVDRVLGCWGYTATDYLMDGIITAKWDVFSFGFLLLEVVCRRMFYLITLTKKKCLENPVE